The Apium graveolens cultivar Ventura chromosome 10, ASM990537v1, whole genome shotgun sequence nucleotide sequence TTGAAATACTTTTTCAGTTGTAGTACTACTTTCAGGAAAATAGACTCTTACTTGTTTTGTTGCAGGACATATATGGCATATGTTTTCCAATTTACAAGGCTTGTCAAAAAAATCAGCAAGATGATGCAGCATGGCAGGTGGCAAATGTCCCATCCTCAGGTGCCAAAGCTTTACTTTATTTTCTTCAATATTTTTGTTTTTCATAGTTGTAGTTGCATTCAATTTGGAGTCTACAAGATCTTTCCCTTTAGTACTCTCCAAATAATACAAACCATGTTTGAAGCTACCAAGAAGAAGTGGCCTCTGTGAAAGGCCCTGAAGAAAACATTTTTGATCATTAAAAATGACTGAACAACTCAAGTCTTTACAAACCTTTGGTATAGAAATCAAGTTGAACTTGAATTCAGGAACAAACAATACATCTTTTAGAATTAGATTATTGTGAAGATGTATTGTTCCTACTTGCTTGATAAGAACCTTATTACCATCAGGTATAGTAATATATATTTCTTCACCTTGAACAACATTGTATGTTGAAAACAGAGAAATATCACTACACATGTGATCAGTGGCACCACTGTCAATTATCCAATTAGAACCAGTTGATGATATGAGACAATATTTACCTGCTGTGCAAGCAGTTTTTGACTGATCAACTTTATCCCCATTTACAGGTTATTTTTATATCAGCTTTAAGAGTTGTTGATATTGATTTGCTGTGAGTGAAACATTGTCATTGTCTTCTTCTGCATTATGGCCCATAGCTGCAACCCTTTTGTCCCTATCATTTCTGAAATTCTGTGGATAACCATGGAGCTTGTAACATCTCTGGATACTATGTCCTGGAACTAGACCTGACAATACTGGTATACGACACGTGAACACGGTATAAAACGACATTAATAATTAGTGCCTGGGTTCGAAAatttggtacacgaacacgaaagtacacgaacacgaaaaaaCACGGATATAATTAGTATCGGTATGGATTTCCGATACAGGTACACGACACggaacgaaagtacacgaaataaataaatagttaatttttttaaaaaatataatatatatatatatatatatatatatattacatacaaaatttgaattttacatattctaaataatatatatatataattataatttgtaAATACTAACAGTCTAAAATACACTTTATTGGTCATTTGACTAGTTGAGTATCTGTGAGCATTTAGTGTTTTACCTTTTGTCCCTTTACTTTTCATTTTCCCCCAATTTAACAAGCCGCCCCTCTTGTACAAACTTTATTCCGCTTCCAAACTCTTCTCTTTGTAATTTAGATCCATACATATGGATCTAATTTAGATCCATACATAtgagtttaattttttttagaatgTTGAAAAATTTGTAATTTGTTGTACGCAAAAATATTTTCACTTATTTCGTGTTTTTGTATCCAGAAGTTTGTTTTTTTGCTAAATAGAACTTTGTTGTTTACTATTTAAGACCATAGAATtgcatttttttaatatttaatttttttcgTATAATCCGTGTACTTTAGTGTACCAAAGCGGGTAAATACGAATATATTAGTGTCGAGTTAGTGTCACCAAATTGGTACAAGAACCCAAATCTGGGTCGGGTTCGGATTTAAGGTTTGGTACACGagaacacgaaagtacacggaaCGTTTGTACACGACACAAAACGTTGCCAGGTCTACTTAGAAATTTGCAATGATCACAAAAATAAGTGTTGGATCTGTTCTTGTTATCAGTGGATCCATAAGTCCTCCTTTCATATGATTGAGACTTAAACCTTTCAGGAAATGGTTTCCTATTTGCAATACAAGCCATTCCATCATCCATAACTGTTCCAGGTTGAAACACTTTCCTGTGATTCTCCTCCTGCACTAACATTCTGTAAGCATGAGAAATTGAAGGCAAAGGACTCATAACCAGTATATTACCCCTTATCATCTCAAAGTTGTCATTTAATTCATCAAGAACTCAATCAATCTTCTATCCTCTTGTGACTTTATCAACTTCTGACTAATCTGACAAGTGCATTGAGTACAATTGCAACTCTTAATAGGATCTACAACATCAAGTTGATCGTATAACATCTTAATCTTAGTGTAATATGTAGAAATGCTATCATGTCCTTGTCTAATCTCATATAATGATTGTTGCAAACCATACATCAGAGTTTCTGAAGCCTGAACATTATTCTCAGCCAAATTCTCCCAAATTTCCCTTGCAGACTTGAAATAAAGCATACTTCTAGCCAAATTCTGATCTAAAACTCCTAAAATCCATGAAATCATCATACTATTGCATCGTTCCCATGCCTTATAATATGGATCAATTTCAACAGGTTTTGGGATACTTTTATCAACAAATCCACATTTGTTTTTCGCAGACAAACTGATAAGAAACAATCTCTTCCAATCATTGTATCCAGTTCCATCAAACTTAATTAAAACTAATTTCATCCCAGgattatcaaatggatgtaagtAGTAATGAGGTGATGGATCTTGAGAAGGTTCATGATGATGTGTAACAAGTGTGTGTGTTTGTGATGTTGATTCAAACATGATTAACAATCAAAGACAATATCGAAGAATGAAGAGATAGCGTTTTGTGATCTTAATCAAAAAATTGTGCGATTTCACACGAACAATATCAAGAATCAATTGAATCTCTCAAACTTGTAATCTCGAAGAATGATATATAGTATCACAAACTTATCAAGAAAATGAACGAACAAAACGATAATCTCGAAGAATTAGATACAATATCACAAAATTATCAAGAAAAATGATCGAAGAAAACGAGATCTGATATTACTAGAATGAAGCTTCGAAGAACACAATCAACTGTGATAATCATCAATAATTCAGCGAGGAATTGTAACACGGAGACCTGATACCATCTTATAAACCTTGATTCAACGGAAACAAAACATCAAACATGTACATCAAATTCAACATAACAAAGATAAATGTTCTTCATCCAAAACTTGAACAATCATTCTTTACACATCATCAAAGCTCACAATCTAACTAACAATTACTGAATTGAATCTACTGTATCTCTCACAAATCTCATCTTGAATAAGCTAGTTTCAAGTAAGTAAGAAATGAGAAGAAGACTAAGTTATTTATCTAACTGAATGTAACAGAATGGATACTGTTATTTTCTAACTAACATTCTAGACTGAAAAGACTATTATACCCTTGAAATCTGTTGACTGATGCAAGTCAGCTTTGACTTGGGTTGAGCTGACTTGGGTTGAGCTGTTGACTTGAGTGAGTGGAGTGAGAGTGACTATATTCAACAAATTTTTTTAACCCGCCCAACCTAACAACCTAACAGTACACATCCTAAGAGcatcttcaatgataattggAAGAACTATTAGCTAAAATATGATAAATCAAGAATTATGTAAAATTTTACCTAAGAAGAAGGGTAAACACTCTGATAatattatgtataattatgataGCAAAAATATAGCTAAGGGATTTAGTGGTTAAACAAATATAACCAATCAAATGTGATTATCTATATTTTTTGTAAGGACAATTATGGTTGGAGTGTTTCAAATTTTACATAATCTCTAAATATTGTCAATTAAATGCCACATAAATTACACATAGATAATTTAGTTAAGGGTTTTGCCCTGTTGAAGATGCTCTAAAAGGCTGCAACATATTGCCATGGATCTCCATTCAATTTTTTGGACTTTCCTTGCATACATCTATATGAGTAAATCGATTAGTATAATAGCGTGCCTCGTAACAAAAAGCACCGTATCCTGTGCACCAAACTAAAAACAGAATTCACACCAAAACCTCACGATCCTCTTTCGATTGTATATTTGGAGCCCGATTTCGGATGTTTAAATTGTTAACAACTATGAGAATGCATGGAAAATTGAAATGTCACCAATCTGATTTCAAGACTTGTCCATTCCAGAACTTATTTAACTACTATTAAGATTTGCGATTCTGTTGTCAGAAATGAAAAAACACGAACCAGAACGGTAAAATTttgtataataattttttttttgctaaatgatTTGTGAAACTAGGTTTGTTGTTTGCCTCTATATGGGACTAATAAATTTACAGCTGATTTAAAAATTAACATACACTGTAAAAAAACACAAGAAAAAGAGGATGAATGATGATCATCAGCCTTCTCTTTGAGAAAGGCTTCTCCAAAACCCAGTCCCATAAAACCTATCCCACATTTCCTTCTCCAATTCCATCACATCGTTATCCATTTCCAACGACGTTCCACAAACAACTTGTCCCCCACCGCAACTCATCATATGTACTTCTTCGAATCCGCACTCGCATCTATTTCGATTCAGCTCGGGCGATGACATTGATCGCAATCTCCGCCTTTTCTTCATTCTTATTGCTCTCCTACAAAGCTTTGCAGGTACTTTGTAAACCGCCAGGAATAGAATTGCAACCACGCCTACAGGTAAGCAACATACTGCGGCGCATCCTGCAGTTGTCATGCCGGCTGTCTCGGCAAGACATCTAGAGGTATTGCGGTGTGATGGTATTGAGGTGGTTGATAGGAGGGGTTGTCGACGATCAAGTGGAGGTGATCGGAGAATTAAGTCTCGCGACATGATTTAAATAAACTGTTCTTCACGGAGCGCGACCCGACCGGACAATATTGTGTTTCTGGTATTATTGGATTTTGCCTGAATTGAGACAAAAAGACAAGAGGAAGAGGGAAGGATAAGTAGGGTTTGTCAAAATTAAGGAAGGCAAACCGAATGAAAAGTAGGGAGAAATCTGTACTTTATTGTGGTTTAATTTGGGAATGAAGGCGGAGAGAATAAAATGGGATGATAATTAATGGTGTGTGCTTTGTATATAAAAGTTTGTGTGTATGGGTTTAGAACAAAAGAGAGGGAGAGAAGACGTTGTATAGTTGTGTGGACGAAATCGAAATGAGAGGGGAATTTATATATTCGCACGCTAAATCAGAAGTATCTGGATGCTGATGATGACGAGTGGGATGTGGTATTTAAACACGGTACATAAATGTTAAATTATTCGCTAACGAGTACCGCACATATTTATTATTCATTACGTTGAAAAATTAAAATCAACCATTAACGAAAAAAGATATTATTTGATTAGCTGAATATTCTTAAGTAATAATTTAACCAAAATAA carries:
- the LOC141688932 gene encoding uncharacterized protein LOC141688932; translated protein: MSRDLILRSPPLDRRQPLLSTTSIPSHRNTSRCLAETAGMTTAGCAAVCCLPVGVVAILFLAVYKVPAKLCRRAIRMKKRRRLRSMSSPELNRNRCECGFEEVHMMSCGGGQVVCGTSLEMDNDVMELEKEMWDRFYGTGFWRSLSQREG
- the LOC141691793 gene encoding uncharacterized protein LOC141691793; the protein is MFESTSQTHTLVTHHHEPSQDPSPHYYLHPFDNPGMKLVLIKFDGTGYNDWKRLFLISLSAKNKCGFVDKSIPKPVEIDPYYKAWERCNSMMISWILGVLDQNLARSMLYFKSAREIWENLAENNVQASETLMYGLQQSLYEIRQGHDSISTYYTKIKMLYDQLDVVDPIKSCNCTQCTCQISQKLIKSQEDRRLIEFLMN